The nucleotide window ATATTTAGTAAATGATTTTTTAACCCAATCGGCAGGAATAATTTGTTTGCCTTTCCATTTACCGCCGTTTTTATACAATTGCCCGTATTTGGCGAAGTCGAGCGCGGATAATTGAAATCCGCCGGCTGTATTAGGAACGTTTTGTGGCGTATATTGCCAACGATAATTCGTAATACCTAAGGGCTTAAATAATTTTTCATCGGCATATTTTTCCAGACCGCCTGGAACTTTGCTGTTAAGAATATCACCCAGCAGAACTACACCGCCAGTGAAGTAATACCATTTATCTCCCGGATTCCGATCCGATGCCATTGGAAGGTTGAGAGCCCATTGTATCCAATTATCCTGCGGGTACATATTTTCTTCATTACCGATAGATTTTTCATCAAAATCAAACCCGTCAAATCCCGAACTCATCGTGATCAAATGTTTAAGTTTGACCTGAGATTTTTTAGCGTCAAAATGATCGTATTGTTTCAGATCGTAGAATTCGGCAAGTGTCTGATCGACATTATTAAGATAACCTTCATGAATAGCAATACCGAGGACACTTCCAGCCATCGTTTTGCTGACCGACCTGGGATTATGAAGCGAATCGCGTCCTTCGCCGTTAAAATATTCTTCAATCAGCAATTTTTCGTTACGGATCACCACGATACCGTTGATTTGCTTATACGTGTCATCGGCAATTTTTTTCTTCAGTTCACCGATCAATGTCTTGTCATACGATTCGCCACTTATTTTCCAGCCATTGATTTCCTGGCTGACCACCGACGAAACTACAATCAAAAGTACAAACCCCAAGATTCGCATAAGTTTTATTCCTTTTAGAGTAAAAAAAATCTTTACGGAAAATAAGATTTTATGCAATCATCGTATAGAACGAAATTAGCATTCGTGAATTTTATAGCAATGACCGGTATTGAGCGGGGGTGAAATTCATAACCGATTTAAAACATCGGACGAAATGACTTTGATCGGCGAATCCACATTGGTATGCGATATCAGCCAAACTCAAATTAGCGTTTGACATAAGGGCGAGCGAACGTTGGACTTTTATTTTTCGCAGGTAAGCTCCCAGTGATGTTCGGAAATATTTAGGAAAATCGCGGGATATGTGTACGGGATGCATTCCGGTTTCTTCAGACAATTCTTTGAGCGTTATTTTTTCATTGCCCCGGTCGTGCAATAACTGATTGATTCTGAAAGCCCATCGGGGCGTCATTCGCTCTCGATCACCCGGCCATGCCAACTCAGCCAGTACATGAACGGCGAGACTTTCGATCGCAAGGGGGCTGCTTTCGTCGTCGATTTTAGTTTCCGCATACATTTTCGAAATCAGCGGAGTAATGTGCGGGTTTTTAATCTGAAAACTTCCTTCAAAGTATTTAGTAGCAATCATGAATCGATCCAGCCATTTCTTTTCGAATTCCAGATGAAATCCTTGTGCATAACCGGGCAACTTGGTATTGCAGTGTGGCTCTTGCCAATTATGAAATAACAACGTTCCGGGTGGACAGGTCACCGTTTCTTTTTTATTGGTTTCAGTAATACAGCCTTTGAGAATAAAAGTCAGATAAGCATTTTCATGATAGTGCCATGGCACCTGATCGTGAGTGTACTCCGTATCAGTGATAACAAGACCATTCATATCAACAGTCTCTTTATGGATTCCGAAATAGGAACCTTTCTTCAAGTGCTGCATAAGTAAATTCGATAAATAAAAAAGGGTTACCGGTACCGGTAACCCTTGAACGTAAGTTTTATAAAAAAGTTGTAACAGTCAACTGATTTACAAAATTCTGGTGATGAAAAAAAGGTAAAGCAGAACCATAACCCCGATAATTGAGAAAAACGTGATCATACCTGAACGGTTATGTGAAAAATTTGAAAATTCCATAATTGTCCTCCATACAGTTTGAATAGCCTATCGCGTTTTCATCGACATGTCTATGCATTCCGATGAAAACGGACACATTTACCGTCCTTTTTGATCAGGCCGGCTTTTTTAAGATTGAAAAAATTAAAGGAATTTTAGGAAAAAGTTGGAGGACCTCGGGAAGGCCAGTGATGGAAAAAGATGGATGTATAAGGTAAGAGAGGAAAATCGTTGCAAAGAGTCCAGTAGACAGAAAGAACTATTTTAAAATCGATTTGAAGACTCTCAATTGTACTATAATCTGTCATGTACTTGATCGATCCCATGTGTTCCGCCATAGCAACTGGAAAATTCTTTGCCGAAGGATAGGCCTGATCATTGACGGAATACGCAGGAATGGAATCAACCTGACAGGTGATTTTTTCAGTGTCGAGTATGGCCAGATAACCAATAAAAATATAGGTTAATAGGACCGCTCTAGAACACAGGATATTGATGTAATTACTGTTAAACATAACTTATTGTACAATATACATTCCAAAACGTCTAAAAACAATCATGCAAGAAAAAATTCTTTAAATTTTTCTAACGCGACAGCCCTGTGACTGATTTGATTTTTAACGGCCGGATCGAGTTCAGCCATAGTTTTATCGTGTTCAAGAATCAAAAAAATCGGATCATAGCCAAAACCATTCGTACCACGTCTTTCTTCAATGATCCATCCTTCACAGGTTCCGTGAAAAGTCTCTTCGAAATATTGTCCTGTCACATCGATTCCAACAAATGCAATTACACAATGAAATCGGGCCGCTCTTTTATCGAACGGTACGGATTTTAATTCATCGAGTACTTTTTTAAGATTAGCTTCATCATCATGTTCTTTACCGGAATAACGGGCAGACAATACGCCGGGGCGGCCTCCGAGGGCGTCGATCTCCAATCCTGAATCGTCGGCAAGCGTCGGAGTTTTTGTTTTTTGATAAATTTCACGCGCCTTTTTTAATGCATTTTCTTCAAACGTAGTACCGTTTTCTTCAATAGGATGAAAATGCGGTAAATCGGCAAGTGAGTGCAGAACAACGTCGTGGCCGCTAAGGATTTCTTTGATTTCTCTGATCTTGTTTGGATTAGCGGTTGCCAAAATGATTTTGTCCAGAATCATGTATTGTTCCCGTTTTGACTAATAGGGTTATTAATAACAATCTATTCAAAATCATGAAATTTGCAAGCAGGGAATCGTTTGGGGCGGTCATACGGTTCGATTTTTTCACATTGATGTTTTAGGTTGAAAAGTTTAGATTGAGTGAGTTATCGACCACATGTCTTTGAGGTGTTATGGAACTTTCCAAAGAGGAAATGATCGAGGTAATGGCCGTTTTCAAAGGCGAAAGCGAGGAACATTTAAAAATTTTGACGGAAAAGGTCGCCGTGCTGGAATCAAATCCTAAAGATACCGGCGCAATCGAATTGTTACACCGGACGTCGCACAGTATGAAAGGCGCAGCGAGAATGATGGGTCTCACGCCGATCGAGTCCATCGGCCATGCACTTGAGGACGGTTTCAAAGCCGTGAAAGACGGAAAACCACTGATCACGACCGACATGATTACCAATATCAAAGCAGCTATTGATGGCGTCCGGCAGCTAATCGATAAGCTTGCTTCGGAGGGGACGACGGAAGGTTTCGATGTTTCCGGCATTCTCAAAAAACTTGAATATTTTAAATAAGTGAATGATGTCATGAAAGGCGCTGAACCTTTTGAACTGTCAGCGCCAGGTGAAAAGGTTGTACTCCTCATTCACGGGTTTACCTCGTCTGCGTATTCGATGCGCGAGTTAGGAGAAAAACTGCAGGCTGCCGGTTATACGGCAAAAGGCATTCTGCTCCCCGGACACGGGACAACTCCGGACGATCTTGAAAAGACATCATGGCAAGAATGGTATTCGGCTGTCGAATCGGCTTATCTCGATCTAACGAAGAATTTCAAAACAATTTTCATTTGCGGACAATCCATGGGCGGTTGCCTGGCAATGTATTTGGCAAGTTTTTATCCTGTCAGCGGTGTCATTGCTATTTCGTCAGGTTTGAAATTAACCGATAAAAAATTGTGGATGCTTCCGCTGGCAAAGCATTTTATCCGGTTTATTCCCAAACGCAATGGTCCCGATTTGAAAAATCCGGAAGCTAAACAACAGGAAGTGCATTATTCCGTAATGCCGGTGCGTAGCATTATGCAATTGCAAAAATTTTTGGATCGTCTGAAATCGCGCATGGCTTCAATTGCTTCACCTGCTCTGTTCATTCACGCGCTTGACGATCATACGTTCGGCTACCAAAACATGGAGACGTTATATAACTTGGTCGCTTCGTCTGTCAAAAAAAAAATTACATTAAACAATAGTTATCACATTGCGACGCTGGATTACGACAAAACTACTGTCCAAAATGAGATAATTGGGTTCATCAGAAATCTATGAAAGAAAAAACTCCAATTGATATTACGATTCGCCGTGAAGCAAAAAATATGAACATTGTTTGGGCGGACGATCATCGTAGCGAATATACATTTACCTATTTACGTACTATATGTCCGTGCGCTCGGTGCACCGAATCAGTTCATCAGCCGGGATCATTCGATCAGATCGGATTAGCTTCAGCCGAAGAAGTCGGGCGGTACGCGATTCGTTTTACGTGGTCGGACGGACATGATCTTGGAATTTTTTCGTTCGAGTTCCTACGAGCACAATGTCCCTGCAAAATTTGCAAAAATTGAAACCTATAACCGATTTGATTTTTAACCAGGAGAGGGTATGATTAAACGTTTAGTTTTTTTTGCAGCGTTAGTTCTATTGGCCGTTGGTTGTACGACAAAGCAAACTGTAAAATCGGATAAAGAATATCAGCAAGCTCTGGAAGAGTCGGAAAAAAACAAAGATAAAAAATTAGACTTTCTTGCTAATGAGAAACTGCCTAATGAGGAATACTTACCTTCCGATAGTGCTTCACCGAATAAAGAAATGACTGAATTTCAAGAAGTATTACCTGCCAATTCTGCGAAATACCGCATTCAGATTTTTGCGGGATCACCGGTGAATGCATCGAAGAATTTTTCAAAATTTGGAACGGATCATCCGGGAACGGAAGTTTACATGATCAACGATAAAAATGAAAACCTCTGGAAAATCTGGGTCGGTGGATTTAATACCAAACACGAAGCGGATTCGGCCAAACAAAAACTCATTGAAAGCGGATACCCGGATTCATGGGTTAGTGAAATGAAAGCCTCACAAGAAGTCAAAATGACGACGACAAATTTATTTTGGGTTCAAGTCGGTTCATTTCAAAACGATGCGGCAGCTCAAAAAATAAAAAGTGAACTCGAATCGAAACAAACCGACAAAGTAATTATTAAAAAAACCGACGCAGCATGGAAAGTCTGGGTTGGTGGAATGGCCGATCGCACTGGCTGCGAAACTTTAAAAAAGAAAATCGCCGAACTTGGTTATCAAGGCGCTTTTATCGTTCAGGGTGGTGAATAAGATGATCGAATTTCAAAATGTTACTGTCGCATACAATGAAAAAAAGAGTCTGGATGACGTGTCACTGAATATCCAGCCGGGAGAATTCGTCTATCTACTCGGTCCAAGTGGCGCCGGCAAAAGTACGATTCTCAAACTTTTGTATATGGATATTTTGCCAACCGGGGGCAATATCACTATCGGAGAATTTTCGTCGCGCGATGTTAAAAAACGTGAAATTCCGTATCTCCGGCGTCAGCTCGGAATTGTTTTTCAGGATTTTCGATTACTCCGCGACCGAAATGTGTACGACAACATTGCATTTGCGCTCATTGTTACGGATACACCGAAAAGTGAAATACCAAAAAAAGTCTTGCGTGCGCTGGCCGAAGTCGGGTTGTCCAATAAAAAAAACCGGATGCCGTTCGAACTTTCGGGCGGCGAACAACAACGCGTCGTCATCGCGCGAGCTTTGGTGAACGAACCGATGGTGATTCTGGCCGATGAGCCTACCGGCAATCTCGATCCTGAAACATCAATGGAAATCATGATGCTGCTGCAAAAAATCAACAGTGAAGGAACGGCTATCATCATGGCAACGCACGATTACGAAATCGTTAAAAAAATTCCGAAACGGATTATTCGAATTGAAAGAGGAAGATTAGCAAGCTAACGGCGATTTCTTCGAAGTAAGCCGGAATAACTCAACACACAAACCATTTTTTTATTAAACAAGTAAATCATGCAAAAACGATTGATCAAAAAAATCCTGATCGCTAATCGCGGCGAAATTGCACTTAGAATCATCAGGGCATGCCGCGAAATGGGCATTTCTACAGTTGCGGTATATTCCGAAGCGGATCGAACGGCGGCGCATGTTCGGCTGGCCGATGAAGCTTATTGTGTCGGTGAAGCGCCTTCTTCCAAAAGTTATCTCGTCATGGAAAATATTCTTGCCGCTGCAAAACAATCGAAAACGGATGCCATTCATCCCGGTTACGGTTTTCTGAGTGAGAATGAAGATTTTGCGCAATTGGCCAAAGATAACGGAATTATTTTCATCGGTCCTTCGCCGGAAGCCATGGCAAAAATGGGCAGTAAAACCGAGGCGCGTAAATTAGCCAAAAGCGCCGGCGTGCCGACGGTTCCCGGAACCGAAGAAGGCATTCGTGACAAAAATGAAGCGAAAACGATTGCCGAGAAAATCGGATTTCCGATTCTGATCAAAGCGGCAGCCGGCGGCGGCGGTAAAGGCATGCGCGTGGTTGAAAAGGCGTCTGAACTCAGCGACGCGATTGATCGTGCTCAAGGTGAAGCGCGTTCGGCCTTCGGCGACGATACGGTGTACATCGAAAAATATGTGACAAAACCTCGTCACATTGAAATTCAGATTATGGCGGACGAATACGGCAACGTCGTTTATCTCGGTGAACGTGAATGCTCGATCCAGCGCCGGCACCAAAAAGTTGTCGAAGAAGCGCCGTCGGCTATCGTATCGGCAGAACTGCGTAAAAAAATGGGCGAGTCGGCGGTGAAATTGGCAAAAGCTTGCAGCTACGCGAATGCCGGCACGCTGGAATTTCTCGTTGACGCGGATTTGAATTATTATTTTCTCGAGATGAATACTCGATTGCAAGTGGAACATCCGGTGACGGAAATGGTGACCGGCATCGACATCGTCAAACAGCAGATTTTGGTTGCGTCCGGTGAGCCGCTGCCTTTCAAACAAGACGACATCCGAATCAACGGGCATGCCATCGAATGCAGAATTTACGCGGAGGATGTCGAAAATAATTTTGCTCCATCGATTGGTAAAATCGAACATCTCGAGCCGTCGCTTGGACCCGGGATTCGCGAAGACAGCGGTATTTTCGAAGGCGATTCCGTGCAAATTTATTACGATCCGATGATCTCCAAATTAGTTGCATGGGGCAATGACCGTGCACAAGCCATCGACCGGATGCGAAGGGCGTTGAGAGAATATGCTGTTGTCGGTGTTGAAACGACAATCCCATTTTGTCTTTTTGTGATGGAAAATGAAAAATTTATCAAGGCCGATTTTGATACAAGTTTTGTGGCGCAGGAATTTTCGCCGTCAAAATTGAAATACAAAGAAGAAAAAATTGCCGCCATCGCCGCCGCACTTCACGATTATACCAATAAACAATCACAGAAAAGCGCCTTCACTGCGTCACAACAACAAAGCGGTAAAGTAAGTAAGTGGAAATTGGCGGGAAGGAAGGGCTGAGTTAAATGGACCAGCATTATGTAAATTTATTTGGTTTACAAGTATCAGACGATGCGTTTTTTTCTACGATAACTGCAATAGCTATTTTAGTAGCCGGATATGCCGCTAATTGGCTTTATGAAAAATATGTTCAAAGCAAACGATTAAATGATGTTGAAAAATACTATTTTACATTGATAGCATTGCTACTTCCAATAATTCAGCGACAAATTGATGAATTGCATAGAATCGTAGGGTATCTAGTAAATGATACAGATGACGAGCCTAAACGTACAATAATAAATTTTTATCCGCTTGAGGAGATTTTGAAATTAAATTCAGAAGATCTCTTTAAAATCTTTGTAAACAGAAAAAAATCTGATAAGAAAACCAATCTTTATGCAGCGTTTTTGCGCGATATTTCTACTGCTAACAATGTTATCAATTCGATTGAGCATGTTCATCACGATCTTCTTGAAGCGTTAAACGAATCATCCAAGAAATATACAGATGCATTCAATCAAATTATGATATTTCATGATAATTTTTTGTTGGATCATAAATCTACAGGGACTAGTCTCGAATCTGATAAGTTTTTGTTAGAATTTGATAGACTGTACGACAAAATAAAAGTTAATAAAGAACAAATTATTGATTTTCAAAATCAAAAATCGTTTAAATTTAATCATGAGTCGTTTATCCTACCTCTTAAAAAAGTCGTTAATGATCATTCTTACGATAATCGTTCAAGATTAATTTCGCCATTTATCGAAAACTGTTTAATGTCCTACTATGACATAAACGTAAGAAGAAACGATTTTGCTGATTCATTTAAACATATGGCAAAGGTTTTGTTTGATTGCTTAATGAGTATTGATAGTACAAGTATGTCCACAAAGCAATTGGAGAACAAGAAGTTTTTTTTTGTGTAGATATTTTTTTAAAAATCAAAAACCCCGCTCGATCATATCGTGCGGGGTTTATATTTGTTAGTGTCTAAGTGTTGAGCAACTACTGAGCGACAGTCGAATCTTTTTTCATTTCCTGTTTCGCTTCTTCACGGCCTTCTTCTTTGGCTTTATCCAATTGCATTTTACGGATCGCATATTTAAAACGATTGGGCGAAATTCTTGCCGTTCCTTGCGTGACAAACGTTCCAAACGCTCCGTCATTGTAATACAGCCACACATTGAAACCGGGAACTAATTCGTCGATCAACGCGGTTTCTTCAAGTAGTTGGTTAGCTCTTTCTTTCGTCAAACCTTTTTCTTTTACAAGCCAGTCCAAACAGACTTTGTAATGTGAATCGCCGCCGGTCACGATGTATGGCTTCGGCAATTTCGCTTTCACGTCTTCCAATTCATTGCTGATCTTGGCAATATGATCGTTTTTCTCAATGATCTGATTGAGCAGACCTCGGTAAGTCATGTCTTGCTCTTTGTCGATCATGTTCTTGATCAGCGATGTTTGTTCTTTGCTCAGGCCCATTACAGTATCCGGCAGAACGATCTGTTCATCGGCTTTACGATTGGCATTAAATTGGCTAACCGCATCGTTGATTTCTTTTTGAATGGAGCCGATTTCTTCGTTTTTATTCTGGATTTTTTTGACGAGGCCGTTGAATTCCTCGATACTGCCAACTTCTTTGGAGCAGCCGACCGTCCACATCAGGATCAGTACCGCTGCCAATGTTTTTTTTAACATACTATTTCTCTCCTTGATAGTTTATATCCTAAATTAGGGTTTAGGGTGCGCGAAAATAACATTCGACCTTCATAAATACAAGGAAAAATATGATTACATGCTAAGTTTGGAATTGCTTTTATAGCATTTGTTAATTATTTTTTAAACCAAAAAAAATTCTATCATAGTTAAATATGGGCGACTGCAATTCTCATGAAGTCAGGATGGATAAGGTTTTTGGGGTGTACGCATTGGTGAAGATGGCGCGGACTCCCGGCTGATGATCAATGCAATTTTGTTTGTCTGATAAAAAATCGATATGGATGC belongs to bacterium and includes:
- a CDS encoding beta-lactamase family protein; translated protein: MRILGFVLLIVVSSVVSQEINGWKISGESYDKTLIGELKKKIADDTYKQINGIVVIRNEKLLIEEYFNGEGRDSLHNPRSVSKTMAGSVLGIAIHEGYLNNVDQTLAEFYDLKQYDHFDAKKSQVKLKHLITMSSGFDGFDFDEKSIGNEENMYPQDNWIQWALNLPMASDRNPGDKWYYFTGGVVLLGDILNSKVPGGLEKYADEKLFKPLGITNYRWQYTPQNVPNTAGGFQLSALDFAKYGQLYKNGGKWKGKQIIPADWVKKSFTKYLPTTVQGNEYGYLWWIKTYKVNGKSYEVYYCTGTGGNKIFVFANEPLVIVVTASAYRYRNAHPQVDEMMEKYIIPAVTTK
- a CDS encoding helix-turn-helix transcriptional regulator encodes the protein MNGLVITDTEYTHDQVPWHYHENAYLTFILKGCITETNKKETVTCPPGTLLFHNWQEPHCNTKLPGYAQGFHLEFEKKWLDRFMIATKYFEGSFQIKNPHITPLISKMYAETKIDDESSPLAIESLAVHVLAELAWPGDRERMTPRWAFRINQLLHDRGNEKITLKELSEETGMHPVHISRDFPKYFRTSLGAYLRKIKVQRSLALMSNANLSLADIAYQCGFADQSHFVRCFKSVMNFTPAQYRSLL
- a CDS encoding XTP/dITP diphosphatase, whose translation is MDKIILATANPNKIREIKEILSGHDVVLHSLADLPHFHPIEENGTTFEENALKKAREIYQKTKTPTLADDSGLEIDALGGRPGVLSARYSGKEHDDEANLKKVLDELKSVPFDKRAARFHCVIAFVGIDVTGQYFEETFHGTCEGWIIEERRGTNGFGYDPIFLILEHDKTMAELDPAVKNQISHRAVALEKFKEFFLA
- a CDS encoding Hpt domain-containing protein, which translates into the protein MELSKEEMIEVMAVFKGESEEHLKILTEKVAVLESNPKDTGAIELLHRTSHSMKGAARMMGLTPIESIGHALEDGFKAVKDGKPLITTDMITNIKAAIDGVRQLIDKLASEGTTEGFDVSGILKKLEYFK
- a CDS encoding alpha/beta fold hydrolase, whose amino-acid sequence is MKGAEPFELSAPGEKVVLLIHGFTSSAYSMRELGEKLQAAGYTAKGILLPGHGTTPDDLEKTSWQEWYSAVESAYLDLTKNFKTIFICGQSMGGCLAMYLASFYPVSGVIAISSGLKLTDKKLWMLPLAKHFIRFIPKRNGPDLKNPEAKQQEVHYSVMPVRSIMQLQKFLDRLKSRMASIASPALFIHALDDHTFGYQNMETLYNLVASSVKKKITLNNSYHIATLDYDKTTVQNEIIGFIRNL
- a CDS encoding DUF971 domain-containing protein, with product MKEKTPIDITIRREAKNMNIVWADDHRSEYTFTYLRTICPCARCTESVHQPGSFDQIGLASAEEVGRYAIRFTWSDGHDLGIFSFEFLRAQCPCKICKN
- a CDS encoding SPOR domain-containing protein, which encodes MIKRLVFFAALVLLAVGCTTKQTVKSDKEYQQALEESEKNKDKKLDFLANEKLPNEEYLPSDSASPNKEMTEFQEVLPANSAKYRIQIFAGSPVNASKNFSKFGTDHPGTEVYMINDKNENLWKIWVGGFNTKHEADSAKQKLIESGYPDSWVSEMKASQEVKMTTTNLFWVQVGSFQNDAAAQKIKSELESKQTDKVIIKKTDAAWKVWVGGMADRTGCETLKKKIAELGYQGAFIVQGGE
- the ftsE gene encoding cell division ATP-binding protein FtsE, translating into MIEFQNVTVAYNEKKSLDDVSLNIQPGEFVYLLGPSGAGKSTILKLLYMDILPTGGNITIGEFSSRDVKKREIPYLRRQLGIVFQDFRLLRDRNVYDNIAFALIVTDTPKSEIPKKVLRALAEVGLSNKKNRMPFELSGGEQQRVVIARALVNEPMVILADEPTGNLDPETSMEIMMLLQKINSEGTAIIMATHDYEIVKKIPKRIIRIERGRLAS
- the accC gene encoding acetyl-CoA carboxylase biotin carboxylase subunit, with product MQKRLIKKILIANRGEIALRIIRACREMGISTVAVYSEADRTAAHVRLADEAYCVGEAPSSKSYLVMENILAAAKQSKTDAIHPGYGFLSENEDFAQLAKDNGIIFIGPSPEAMAKMGSKTEARKLAKSAGVPTVPGTEEGIRDKNEAKTIAEKIGFPILIKAAAGGGGKGMRVVEKASELSDAIDRAQGEARSAFGDDTVYIEKYVTKPRHIEIQIMADEYGNVVYLGERECSIQRRHQKVVEEAPSAIVSAELRKKMGESAVKLAKACSYANAGTLEFLVDADLNYYFLEMNTRLQVEHPVTEMVTGIDIVKQQILVASGEPLPFKQDDIRINGHAIECRIYAEDVENNFAPSIGKIEHLEPSLGPGIREDSGIFEGDSVQIYYDPMISKLVAWGNDRAQAIDRMRRALREYAVVGVETTIPFCLFVMENEKFIKADFDTSFVAQEFSPSKLKYKEEKIAAIAAALHDYTNKQSQKSAFTASQQQSGKVSKWKLAGRKG